In the Sediminibacter sp. Hel_I_10 genome, one interval contains:
- a CDS encoding PQQ-binding-like beta-propeller repeat protein — MKTLLYLKSLWILALLLSAVPMQAQKAEQPNQKYDLGANINEMTLTVGGVLVVATNDGLAGIKPDQSEPIFVFNDFGKLKAEETEFIPNSPYIVVSQGGDSRFAGLTKTKRAVINYLSGQVIFNSENDNWNQIYTCDVVLPENKLIVSGIQKEGDKFEKMTPKVAVYDLASNTLDYSFFLDKPGRVGLSKDFNVTGIPLLLKEFLIIPTAQGLIAKSHTGEDLWETKIKNIGWMVSDETETEIYGFESTGNGKNTRIHKIGKDGIELWEDDRKIKGVITNFEILPNGLAVVSNKGDGSDGGAFSTKSESEIAFLSAVSGEDLWEKAPKTKGYVQHFYIMEDGILFGIQSGGINKISFEGEPLFKKPLKTGENIMIMAHTPNGLIYITSEDANIVNLENGEQVWKKPLKYKSAERVASTFDQANSRYLISANETIYAIDANSSEISEIAEVDFEEKESPTNIQVRDGNLFLNSSQNLMLLEENGQKIYHEYYKSPSKSGFMKIAAGITAAASITMSVAYSAKAQMNKMGYGNSLRNYNEYGKENLRTAEMFSNIAGASFKVLSKRFKASSATENAQFILTKLEDGVGLVKVNKDTGKVDKEIILKDKKPEYQVDEYGGYLYYKANDKTIYAYNLNN, encoded by the coding sequence ATGAAGACATTACTTTACTTAAAGTCTCTATGGATTCTTGCTCTCCTATTGAGTGCAGTACCAATGCAAGCTCAAAAAGCAGAGCAGCCCAATCAAAAATATGATTTAGGTGCCAATATAAATGAAATGACCCTTACTGTTGGCGGTGTGTTGGTGGTAGCCACCAATGATGGATTAGCGGGTATTAAGCCAGATCAAAGTGAGCCAATATTCGTTTTTAACGATTTTGGCAAACTCAAAGCTGAAGAAACGGAATTTATACCAAACTCTCCCTATATTGTTGTTTCACAAGGTGGAGACTCTAGGTTTGCAGGATTGACAAAAACGAAGAGAGCAGTAATAAATTATTTGAGCGGACAGGTTATTTTCAACTCTGAAAATGACAATTGGAATCAAATTTACACTTGTGACGTTGTACTTCCGGAAAATAAACTCATCGTAAGTGGCATTCAAAAGGAAGGTGATAAATTTGAGAAAATGACACCAAAAGTCGCGGTTTACGATTTAGCTTCTAATACGCTTGATTACAGTTTCTTTTTAGATAAACCAGGTCGTGTGGGCTTGTCTAAAGATTTTAACGTTACCGGCATTCCGCTTTTACTTAAAGAATTCCTTATTATTCCAACGGCTCAAGGCTTAATAGCTAAATCGCATACGGGTGAAGACCTTTGGGAAACTAAAATAAAAAATATCGGCTGGATGGTTTCAGATGAGACAGAAACTGAAATTTACGGTTTTGAATCAACAGGAAATGGTAAAAATACTAGAATTCATAAAATTGGTAAAGATGGTATAGAACTGTGGGAAGACGATAGAAAAATAAAAGGCGTGATCACAAATTTTGAAATTCTACCCAACGGACTTGCTGTTGTAAGTAATAAAGGTGACGGTAGTGACGGCGGCGCTTTCTCTACAAAAAGTGAATCTGAAATCGCATTTTTAAGTGCCGTTTCAGGAGAAGATCTATGGGAAAAAGCTCCAAAAACGAAAGGTTACGTACAGCATTTCTATATTATGGAAGATGGTATTTTATTTGGAATTCAATCTGGTGGTATCAACAAAATTTCTTTTGAAGGTGAGCCTTTGTTTAAAAAACCGCTCAAAACTGGAGAAAATATCATGATCATGGCACATACACCAAATGGGTTGATCTACATTACCAGCGAAGACGCCAATATTGTGAATCTTGAAAATGGTGAACAGGTTTGGAAAAAACCTTTGAAATACAAAAGTGCTGAACGTGTGGCATCAACATTTGACCAGGCCAACAGCAGGTATTTAATTTCAGCTAACGAGACCATTTATGCCATAGATGCTAATTCTAGTGAGATCTCTGAAATTGCTGAAGTTGATTTTGAAGAGAAAGAATCGCCAACAAATATACAAGTGAGAGATGGAAATTTATTTTTAAATTCATCACAAAATCTCATGTTATTAGAGGAAAATGGCCAGAAAATATATCATGAATATTACAAGTCGCCATCTAAAAGTGGTTTCATGAAGATTGCAGCTGGTATTACAGCAGCAGCTTCAATAACGATGTCTGTGGCTTACTCAGCAAAAGCTCAAATGAATAAAATGGGTTACGGTAATAGTTTAAGAAATTATAACGAATACGGTAAAGAGAATTTGCGTACGGCCGAAATGTTTTCAAACATTGCAGGCGCTTCTTTTAAAGTATTATCCAAACGTTTTAAAGCAAGTTCTGCAACAGAGAATGCACAATTTATACTCACAAAATTAGAAGATGGTGTTGGTTTGGTAAAAGTGAATAAAGATACC
- a CDS encoding DUF6252 family protein: MRKLNQLIVFLLIGSVMSLTSCSSDDDGGSSGNAASGTLSAKVDGASYQSLEISSSATIANSGSAQTLLIIATNSDGKAFSFNIFNYEGVGTYMIDGDVLTGVNVASYSETDVNLSNPQASTTELWQAPYENLSVGSISISEETDTKILGTFEFTCKNLNGDNSVKNITDGSFNLEKQVQ, encoded by the coding sequence ATGAGAAAATTAAACCAACTAATTGTTTTTTTACTGATAGGATCAGTAATGAGTTTAACATCATGTTCTAGTGATGATGACGGCGGATCTTCAGGAAACGCAGCATCAGGAACGCTATCTGCCAAGGTTGATGGGGCATCTTACCAATCTTTGGAGATCTCATCTTCTGCAACTATTGCTAACTCTGGATCTGCTCAAACTTTGTTAATTATCGCTACTAATAGTGACGGCAAAGCATTTTCATTTAACATATTTAATTATGAAGGTGTTGGAACCTATATGATTGACGGAGATGTGTTAACGGGCGTAAATGTAGCTTCTTATAGTGAAACGGATGTGAACTTAAGCAATCCACAAGCGTCTACCACAGAACTTTGGCAAGCGCCTTATGAGAATCTATCTGTAGGATCCATTAGTATTTCTGAAGAAACAGATACCAAAATTCTAGGAACCTTTGAGTTTACGTGTAAGAATTTAAACGGTGATAATTCTGTCAAGAACATTACAGATGGCTCATTTAATCTTGAAAAACAAGTACAATAA
- a CDS encoding GSCFA domain-containing protein produces the protein MKLQTKLPLHQNASGSIHYESKVLLLGSCFSEHIGDKFDYYKFQGLSNPFGILFHPLAIENFVTKAINKDVYAEEDVFQLNEQWHCYDAHSRLSHPSKLDLLEQLNTQIEKTHQFLKSASHVIITLGTAWAYRFIETDTYVANCHKVPQKKFLKELLSVATISESLDAITSMISSINPNVGFIFTVSPVRHLKDGFIENTQSKSHLISAIHGFLNGSPSIKHSAFYFPSYEIMMDELRDYRFYKEDMLHPNTTAIDYIWERFQEVYISEETTAVMESVATIQKGLAHRPVNPISAAHQTFLAQLKKKQEALTAQFPHIQF, from the coding sequence ATGAAGCTTCAAACAAAACTACCTTTACATCAAAATGCTTCTGGTTCAATACATTATGAATCAAAAGTCTTGCTTTTAGGATCTTGTTTTTCTGAGCACATTGGAGACAAGTTTGACTATTATAAATTTCAAGGCTTAAGCAACCCCTTTGGGATCTTATTTCATCCCTTGGCCATAGAAAACTTTGTAACTAAGGCAATCAATAAAGACGTCTATGCTGAGGAAGATGTTTTTCAGCTAAACGAGCAGTGGCATTGCTATGATGCGCATTCTCGTCTCAGTCATCCATCTAAATTAGATTTACTTGAGCAACTAAATACTCAGATTGAAAAAACGCATCAATTTCTAAAGTCGGCCTCACATGTCATCATCACTTTGGGAACGGCATGGGCCTATCGCTTTATTGAGACCGATACCTATGTTGCCAATTGCCATAAAGTGCCCCAAAAGAAATTTTTAAAGGAGTTACTTTCCGTAGCAACCATTTCAGAATCGTTGGATGCCATAACAAGCATGATTTCGAGCATCAATCCCAACGTGGGCTTTATTTTTACGGTGTCTCCCGTACGACATCTCAAAGATGGTTTTATAGAAAATACGCAAAGTAAGTCGCATTTGATTTCAGCAATTCATGGTTTTCTTAATGGGTCACCTTCAATAAAACATTCCGCTTTCTATTTTCCTTCTTATGAAATCATGATGGACGAGCTTAGAGATTATCGTTTTTACAAGGAAGACATGCTCCACCCAAATACGACGGCTATTGATTATATCTGGGAGCGTTTTCAAGAGGTTTACATTTCCGAAGAAACTACAGCCGTTATGGAAAGCGTTGCGACGATTCAAAAAGGATTAGCGCATCGTCCCGTGAATCCCATTTCGGCAGCGCATCAAACATTTTTAGCCCAACTCAAGAAAAAGCAAGAGGCCTTGACCGCACAGTTTCCACACATTCAGTTTTAA
- the alaS gene encoding alanine--tRNA ligase, whose translation MKSQDIRNTFLNFFKDKNHSIVPSAPMVLKDDPTLMFVNSGMAPFKEYFLGNAKPKNNRLTDSQKCLRVSGKHNDLEEVGYDTYHHTLFEMLGNWSFGDYFKEEAIAWAWELLTEKFEIDKDILYVSVFEGDEGDNIPMDQEAYDIWKTLVPEDRILMGNKKDNFWEMGDQGPCGPCSEIHVDIRSEEEKAKVDGKSLVNQDHPQVVEIWNLVFMQYNRKANGSLENLPDKHIDTGMGFERLCMVLQGVQSNYDTDVFTPIIREIETITDKTYSVQKPGQKLTEVEDKVNIAIRVISDHVRAVAFSIVDGQLPSNTGAGYVIRRILRRAVRYGFTFLDQNEPFIYRLVDVLIKKMGQAFPELKEQRQLIENVIKEEEASFLRTLDQGLVLLDGIIKGATSKEISGAKVFELKDTYGFPEDLTELILREQGYTYNEADFKQKLKAQQDRGKQASELKSDDWTVLVEDQEQEFVGYDTLEAQVKLTRYRKVTSKKDGELYQLVFNLTPFYAEGGGQVGDKGYLEDVHGDVVYILDTKKENNVIVHFAKNLPKDLNSSFKASVDAKQRYRTECNHTATHLLHQALREILGTHVEQKGSAVHSKYLRFDFSHFAKLTVDELNEVEDFVNARIAGKLPLQEERNIPMEQAINQGAMALFGEKYGDTVRAVRFGKSIELCGGTHVDNTGDIWHFKIVSEGAVAAGIRRIEAITSDAVKEFYFENNRAYFEMKDLLNNVKEPIKALQQLQEENSTLKKQVESLMKEKASSIKSDLKNELKTINGVQFLAKKLDLDASGIKDVCFELGSQFDNLFLLFAAEDNGKAILSCYISKDLVANKNLNAGQIVRELGKHIQGGGGGQPFFATAGGKHPAGIAEALKAAEGYL comes from the coding sequence ATGAAGTCTCAAGATATTCGAAATACTTTTTTAAATTTTTTTAAGGATAAAAATCACAGTATTGTGCCCTCAGCGCCAATGGTTTTGAAAGATGATCCCACCTTGATGTTTGTCAACTCAGGGATGGCACCTTTTAAAGAATATTTCCTCGGAAATGCAAAGCCAAAGAACAACCGTTTAACCGATTCACAAAAGTGCCTCCGGGTATCTGGAAAGCACAACGATTTGGAAGAGGTGGGGTATGATACCTATCACCATACACTTTTTGAAATGTTGGGCAATTGGAGCTTTGGAGATTATTTCAAGGAAGAAGCGATAGCTTGGGCTTGGGAACTGTTGACCGAAAAATTTGAGATTGATAAAGACATACTCTACGTGTCGGTTTTTGAAGGTGATGAAGGCGACAATATCCCTATGGATCAAGAAGCTTATGATATTTGGAAAACCTTAGTGCCCGAAGACCGGATTTTGATGGGTAATAAAAAGGATAATTTCTGGGAAATGGGAGATCAGGGTCCTTGTGGACCCTGTAGTGAGATTCATGTCGATATCCGTTCTGAAGAAGAAAAAGCGAAGGTAGACGGGAAATCCTTGGTTAATCAAGATCATCCGCAGGTCGTTGAAATTTGGAATTTGGTATTCATGCAATACAATCGCAAAGCCAATGGTAGCTTAGAAAACCTTCCTGATAAACACATTGATACCGGGATGGGGTTTGAACGTTTATGCATGGTATTGCAAGGTGTACAATCTAATTATGATACCGATGTATTTACACCCATCATAAGGGAAATAGAAACCATAACCGATAAAACCTATAGCGTTCAAAAACCAGGTCAAAAGCTTACCGAAGTTGAAGACAAAGTGAATATTGCCATTAGGGTCATTTCAGACCATGTAAGAGCGGTAGCTTTTTCTATTGTAGATGGTCAATTGCCAAGTAACACTGGTGCTGGTTATGTGATTAGACGAATTTTACGCCGTGCGGTACGGTACGGGTTTACCTTTTTAGATCAAAACGAACCCTTTATTTACCGTTTGGTAGATGTACTTATTAAAAAAATGGGGCAAGCCTTTCCTGAATTAAAGGAGCAGCGGCAGTTAATAGAAAATGTCATCAAGGAAGAGGAGGCCTCTTTTTTAAGAACATTGGATCAAGGTTTGGTGCTTTTAGATGGCATCATAAAAGGGGCTACTTCTAAGGAAATTTCAGGAGCTAAAGTTTTTGAGCTTAAAGACACGTATGGTTTTCCTGAAGATTTGACCGAGTTAATCTTAAGGGAACAAGGCTATACTTATAATGAGGCCGACTTTAAACAAAAGCTAAAAGCCCAACAAGACCGTGGCAAGCAAGCATCAGAACTCAAATCTGATGACTGGACGGTTTTGGTGGAGGACCAAGAGCAGGAATTTGTAGGTTATGATACTTTAGAGGCTCAGGTAAAACTCACGCGCTATCGAAAAGTAACCTCTAAAAAAGATGGAGAACTGTATCAATTGGTTTTCAATCTCACGCCTTTTTACGCAGAAGGTGGTGGTCAAGTTGGGGATAAAGGGTATTTAGAAGATGTTCATGGCGATGTGGTGTATATCTTAGATACCAAAAAAGAGAATAATGTCATTGTTCATTTCGCTAAGAATTTACCAAAGGATCTCAACTCTAGCTTTAAGGCAAGTGTAGATGCCAAACAGCGCTATCGTACCGAATGTAATCATACCGCAACCCATTTGTTGCATCAAGCCTTAAGAGAAATTTTAGGCACACATGTTGAGCAAAAAGGCTCTGCAGTGCATTCCAAATATTTACGATTTGACTTTTCTCATTTCGCCAAATTAACGGTGGATGAATTAAATGAAGTAGAAGACTTTGTAAATGCTAGAATTGCAGGGAAGTTGCCTTTACAAGAGGAGCGTAATATCCCGATGGAACAAGCAATCAATCAAGGCGCAATGGCCCTTTTTGGGGAGAAGTATGGTGATACGGTAAGAGCCGTAAGATTCGGAAAATCCATAGAGCTTTGTGGAGGAACTCATGTAGATAATACAGGCGATATTTGGCATTTTAAGATTGTATCAGAAGGAGCTGTGGCCGCAGGAATAAGACGAATAGAGGCCATAACAAGCGACGCTGTAAAAGAGTTTTACTTTGAAAACAATCGCGCTTATTTTGAAATGAAAGATTTGCTCAATAACGTTAAGGAGCCCATCAAAGCATTGCAACAACTTCAAGAGGAAAATTCCACGCTTAAAAAGCAAGTGGAAAGTTTGATGAAGGAGAAAGCGAGCAGCATTAAATCGGATCTTAAAAATGAATTGAAAACGATCAATGGGGTTCAGTTTTTAGCTAAAAAATTAGATTTGGACGCTTCGGGTATTAAGGATGTTTGCTTTGAATTGGGAAGCCAATTTGATAATCTGTTCTTATTATTTGCTGCGGAAGATAATGGTAAGGCAATTCTATCTTGTTACATTTCAAAAGATCTTGTAGCTAACAAAAATCTAAATGCGGGCCAGATTGTAAGAGAACTTGGGAAACACATTCAAGGCGGTGGCGGAGGTCAGCCCTTTTTTGCAACGGCAGGAGGCAAGCATCCCGCAGGAATTGCTGAGGCTTTGAAGGCCGCTGAAGGCTATTTATGA
- a CDS encoding M23 family metallopeptidase, with amino-acid sequence MAKVKYYYDPDTLSYRKIERKKRTTIKFASIFILAAALFGFLFVFMASQFVESPRERALKRELVNLQLQYEILNESVDEAFAALQNVEERDNAIYRLYFEANPIPEEQRRAGFGGVNRYKKYEGFDNSKLIIESNKRLDQLQKAVVVQSRSLDEIAKLAEDKEKFLSAIPAIQPVRNEDMKYVASGYGYRTDPFTKVRKFHFGMDFTAPRGTPIFATGDGVIARADNKSTGYGNHIRIDHGYGYISLYAHLYKYNVKPNQKVKRGDLIGYVGSTGRSEAPHLHYEVWKDEDRINPINFYYGNLTAEEYALMLKKASLENQSLD; translated from the coding sequence ATGGCTAAAGTAAAATATTATTACGATCCAGATACGCTGTCCTATCGAAAGATAGAGCGTAAAAAACGCACCACAATAAAGTTTGCTTCTATATTTATATTGGCGGCGGCATTGTTTGGGTTTCTGTTCGTATTTATGGCCAGTCAATTTGTGGAGTCGCCCAGAGAACGCGCTTTAAAGCGTGAACTCGTCAATTTACAATTACAATACGAAATTTTAAATGAAAGTGTTGATGAGGCCTTTGCTGCGTTGCAAAATGTTGAAGAACGTGACAATGCCATTTACAGGCTGTACTTTGAAGCCAATCCCATTCCAGAAGAACAACGCCGTGCCGGTTTTGGTGGGGTTAATCGGTATAAAAAATACGAGGGTTTTGACAACTCTAAATTGATTATAGAAAGTAATAAACGTTTAGATCAATTACAAAAAGCCGTCGTTGTACAATCACGCTCACTTGATGAAATTGCAAAATTAGCAGAAGATAAAGAGAAATTTTTATCTGCAATCCCTGCCATTCAGCCCGTTAGAAATGAAGATATGAAATATGTAGCTTCAGGATATGGTTACCGAACAGACCCGTTTACTAAGGTTAGAAAATTTCATTTTGGGATGGACTTTACTGCCCCTCGAGGAACGCCGATCTTCGCAACCGGTGATGGTGTGATTGCTCGAGCAGATAATAAATCAACCGGTTATGGCAACCACATTAGGATTGACCACGGTTATGGTTACATTTCCTTATATGCCCATTTATATAAATATAATGTGAAGCCCAATCAAAAGGTGAAACGCGGCGATCTTATAGGTTATGTCGGCAGTACGGGCCGATCTGAAGCCCCACACCTTCATTACGAAGTATGGAAAGATGAGGACCGCATTAATCCAATTAATTTTTACTACGGAAACTTGACTGCAGAAGAATATGCTCTAATGCTTAAGAAAGCATCCCTAGAAAACCAATCTCTAGATTGA
- a CDS encoding MerR family transcriptional regulator, which yields MHIDLPEKRYYGIGEVAKAFDVNTSLIRFWEKEFDVLKPKKNAKGNRKFTPEDIKNLKFIYHLVKERGFTLDGAKTHLKEEKQQALNTFEIIDKLEGIKAQLVKIKSQL from the coding sequence ATGCACATAGACCTTCCTGAAAAACGCTATTACGGTATTGGCGAAGTCGCCAAGGCTTTTGACGTGAACACCTCTCTCATTCGGTTTTGGGAAAAGGAGTTTGACGTTCTCAAACCTAAAAAGAATGCCAAAGGCAATCGAAAATTCACACCTGAAGACATCAAAAACCTTAAGTTCATTTACCATTTGGTAAAAGAACGCGGGTTTACTTTAGACGGTGCTAAAACACATCTCAAAGAAGAAAAGCAACAGGCGCTCAACACCTTTGAGATTATTGATAAATTAGAGGGCATCAAGGCCCAACTCGTTAAAATAAAATCACAACTCTAA
- a CDS encoding LemA family protein encodes MKKWLIPVIIIGLLVVALYSWGKGFNNTAVELNENVSEAWGNVQTSYQRRNDLIGNLVNTVKGAADFERTTLTDVIEARAKATQTTIDPSNITPEQLKQFNEAQGGLSSALSRLLVTVERYPELKANQNFLKLQDELTSTENTIQTARTRYNEAIKPYNNHVKKFPNSILAGLFGFEGKAYFDAEAGAEKPVDVEFDFNN; translated from the coding sequence ATGAAAAAATGGCTTATTCCCGTAATTATAATTGGCCTTTTGGTCGTAGCACTTTACTCTTGGGGCAAAGGATTCAACAATACCGCTGTGGAGCTTAATGAAAATGTAAGCGAGGCATGGGGTAATGTGCAAACGTCTTATCAAAGAAGAAATGATCTTATCGGTAACTTGGTTAATACGGTAAAGGGAGCAGCAGATTTTGAGAGAACTACCTTGACCGATGTTATTGAAGCCCGTGCAAAAGCAACGCAAACTACCATTGATCCTTCTAATATTACGCCAGAACAGTTAAAACAATTCAACGAAGCACAAGGTGGCTTGAGCAGCGCCCTTTCTCGTTTATTGGTTACTGTTGAGCGCTATCCTGAATTAAAGGCCAATCAGAACTTTTTAAAACTACAAGACGAATTAACTAGTACAGAAAACACGATACAAACTGCTAGAACCCGCTATAATGAAGCCATTAAACCTTATAATAACCACGTTAAGAAATTCCCGAATTCTATTTTAGCAGGACTCTTTGGTTTTGAAGGCAAGGCTTATTTTGATGCAGAAGCAGGTGCAGAAAAGCCAGTCGATGTTGAGTTTGATTTTAATAATTAA
- a CDS encoding TPM domain-containing protein codes for MSKIETFLSTEDEAEIVEAIRTAENRTSGEIRVHIEASSKMDTFERAMEIFHYLKMDNTQQQNGVLIYVAVEDKDFVIYGDKGINDVVPNDFWESTKDIILAEFKKGDFKTGLIKGILKAGEQLERHFPGLHGDVNELSDDISKG; via the coding sequence ATGTCTAAAATTGAAACATTCTTAAGTACTGAAGATGAGGCAGAAATCGTTGAAGCCATTAGAACAGCTGAAAACCGAACCTCTGGAGAAATTAGGGTTCATATTGAAGCAAGCTCTAAAATGGATACGTTTGAGCGTGCGATGGAAATATTTCATTATCTCAAAATGGACAATACCCAACAACAGAATGGCGTATTAATTTACGTTGCTGTAGAAGATAAAGATTTTGTGATTTATGGAGATAAGGGCATTAATGACGTTGTACCAAATGATTTTTGGGAAAGTACCAAAGACATTATTTTAGCCGAATTTAAAAAAGGCGATTTTAAGACAGGGCTTATAAAAGGCATCCTAAAAGCAGGAGAGCAATTAGAGCGTCATTTCCCTGGGTTACACGGCGATGTTAATGAGCTAAGTGACGATATTAGTAAAGGATAG
- a CDS encoding TPM domain-containing protein — protein sequence MIRNTNKILSNAISKQRIFGGLLCFLMLISTNNVFAQFDIPAIPEKQTSVYDYVNLLSASEKTNLEEKLVRYSDTTSTQIVVAIIATTKGENIGLLAPKWAQKWGIGQAKEDNGVFVLLARDDRKIWISPGYGVEDRLTAGITGELTRTVIIPEFKRGDYYQGLNKGADAIFEVLTGKYQATRKANGKNSGSPAGFLFFIFIIFIIIIIVLSKKRGGGNGSGGRGNRRGPSILDAIILSNLGRGSYGGSSSGGGIFGGGSSGGGFGGGFGGGFGGGGFSGGGAGGSW from the coding sequence ATGATTAGAAACACCAACAAGATACTCTCAAACGCAATTTCAAAACAACGAATTTTTGGAGGCTTGTTATGTTTTCTAATGCTTATCTCAACTAATAATGTCTTTGCACAGTTTGATATCCCAGCAATACCTGAGAAACAGACCAGTGTTTACGATTATGTCAATTTACTTTCTGCTTCAGAAAAGACAAATCTGGAAGAAAAACTCGTTCGGTATTCAGATACCACCTCTACTCAAATTGTAGTTGCCATTATCGCAACGACCAAAGGAGAAAATATTGGTTTGCTCGCTCCCAAGTGGGCTCAAAAATGGGGCATTGGTCAAGCTAAAGAAGATAATGGTGTCTTTGTGCTTTTGGCTCGAGATGATCGAAAGATTTGGATCTCCCCAGGATATGGCGTTGAAGATAGACTTACTGCAGGTATTACTGGTGAACTCACAAGAACTGTAATTATTCCCGAATTTAAACGTGGGGATTATTACCAAGGACTCAACAAGGGTGCTGATGCTATTTTTGAAGTCTTAACCGGTAAATATCAAGCTACTCGAAAAGCAAATGGAAAAAACAGCGGATCGCCTGCTGGCTTTCTGTTTTTTATATTCATCATCTTTATAATTATCATTATCGTTTTATCTAAAAAGAGAGGTGGCGGTAATGGAAGCGGCGGTAGAGGAAACCGACGAGGCCCGAGCATTTTGGATGCTATTATCTTGAGCAATCTAGGACGCGGCAGTTACGGAGGATCTTCGTCTGGAGGCGGCATTTTTGGAGGTGGTTCTTCAGGAGGTGGTTTTGGCGGTGGATTCGGTGGCGGCTTTGGCGGCGGCGGATTCTCTGGCGGTGGCGCAGGAGGTAGTTGGTAA